From one Flavobacteriales bacterium genomic stretch:
- a CDS encoding polyprenyl synthetase family protein produces MPTIEEVQRPIAEELQAFEPRFREAMRSRAALLDRIMHYIVKRKGKQMRPMFTLLSARLFGPVNDSAFTAASLIELLHTATLVHDDVVDDSNMRRGFFSINALWKNKIAVLVGDYLLSRGLLLAVDKGEFELLRIVSRAVREMSEGELLQLEKTRGLNFSEDVYFDIIRQKTASLIAACCASGASAAGQDADAVERMRLFGEHVGIAFQIKDDLFDYGSGAGIGKPSGLDIKEKKLTLPLIHALQQVPKADRRWMVDVVKNRNTDGQAVKRVIAKVVEAGGIVHAQRRMLEHRDRALELLRAFPGNPAREALEGLVQLTVERTK; encoded by the coding sequence ATGCCGACGATCGAAGAGGTGCAACGGCCCATCGCCGAGGAGCTCCAGGCCTTCGAGCCGCGCTTCCGCGAGGCCATGCGCAGCCGCGCCGCGCTCCTCGACCGCATCATGCACTACATCGTCAAGCGCAAGGGCAAGCAGATGCGGCCCATGTTCACCCTGCTCAGCGCACGCCTCTTCGGGCCGGTGAACGATAGCGCCTTCACCGCCGCCAGCCTCATCGAGCTGCTGCACACCGCCACCCTCGTGCACGACGATGTGGTGGACGACAGCAACATGCGGCGCGGCTTCTTCAGCATCAACGCGCTCTGGAAGAACAAGATCGCCGTGCTCGTGGGCGACTACCTCCTGAGCCGCGGGCTGCTGCTGGCCGTTGACAAGGGCGAGTTCGAGCTGCTGCGCATCGTGAGCCGTGCCGTGCGTGAGATGAGCGAGGGCGAGCTGCTGCAGCTGGAGAAGACGCGCGGCCTCAACTTCAGCGAAGACGTCTATTTCGACATCATCCGCCAGAAGACCGCCAGCCTCATCGCGGCCTGCTGCGCCAGCGGGGCCAGCGCCGCCGGTCAGGATGCCGATGCCGTGGAGCGCATGCGGCTCTTCGGCGAGCATGTAGGCATCGCCTTCCAGATCAAGGACGACCTCTTTGACTACGGCTCCGGTGCGGGGATCGGCAAACCCAGCGGCCTTGACATCAAGGAGAAGAAGCTCACGCTGCCCCTCATCCACGCGCTGCAGCAGGTGCCCAAGGCCGACCGCCGCTGGATGGTGGATGTGGTGAAGAACCGGAACACCGATGGGCAGGCCGTGAAGCGCGTGATCGCGAAGGTTGTGGAGGCCGGTGGCATCGTGCACGCCCAGCGCCGCATGCTCGAGCACCGCGACCGCGCGCTTGAGCTGCTGCGCGCATTCCCCGGCAACCCTGCCAGGGAAGCACTCGAAGGCCTCGTGCAGCTCACGGTCGAACGAACCAAGTGA
- the rlmN gene encoding 23S rRNA (adenine(2503)-C(2))-methyltransferase RlmN: MVVTPDLRSLPLDEIKSLVAELGEKPYRAKQLWEWLWKKKARSFDDMSDLPKAFRAALAERTVLRPLVLAEEQRSQDGTVKCAFRTHDGHVVEGVLIPTPTRLTACISSQIGCSLTCSFCATGKLKRVRNLDAGEIVDQVVLIDQLAQKYYKQGLTNIVYMGMGEPLLNYANTMRSAERITAEDGLGMSARRITVSTAGIAKMIRKLADDGARFNLALSLHAANDAKRDRIMPINEQNTLAELKDALRYYTRTLRKDVTFEYILLRGFNDSLADAQELVKYASDVHAKVNLIEYNPIDGGEFGRTESKDAEAFQQYLGKKGIVARIRRSRGRDIDAACGQLANKNAAVKVVPSLRSE; encoded by the coding sequence ATGGTGGTGACCCCCGACCTCCGCTCCCTACCCCTCGACGAGATCAAGTCGCTCGTCGCGGAGCTGGGTGAGAAGCCCTACCGCGCCAAGCAGCTCTGGGAATGGCTCTGGAAGAAGAAGGCCCGCTCGTTCGATGATATGAGCGACCTGCCCAAAGCCTTCCGCGCTGCATTGGCGGAGCGCACCGTGCTGCGGCCCTTGGTGCTGGCCGAGGAGCAGCGCAGCCAGGATGGCACCGTGAAGTGCGCGTTCCGGACGCATGATGGCCACGTGGTGGAAGGCGTGCTCATCCCAACGCCCACGCGCCTAACCGCCTGCATCAGCAGCCAGATCGGGTGCAGCCTGACGTGCAGCTTCTGCGCCACCGGCAAGCTCAAGCGCGTGCGCAACCTCGATGCGGGCGAGATCGTGGATCAAGTGGTGCTCATCGACCAGCTCGCGCAGAAGTACTACAAGCAGGGCCTCACCAACATCGTGTACATGGGCATGGGCGAGCCGCTGCTCAATTACGCCAACACCATGCGCAGTGCGGAACGGATCACCGCCGAGGACGGCCTGGGCATGAGCGCGCGGCGCATCACCGTGAGCACGGCGGGCATCGCGAAGATGATCCGCAAGCTGGCCGATGATGGCGCGCGATTCAACCTCGCGCTCTCCTTGCACGCCGCCAACGATGCCAAGCGCGACCGCATCATGCCCATTAACGAGCAGAACACGCTGGCCGAACTGAAGGATGCCTTGCGCTACTACACCCGCACGCTGCGGAAGGACGTCACATTCGAGTACATCCTCCTGCGCGGCTTCAACGATTCATTGGCTGATGCGCAAGAGCTGGTGAAATACGCGAGCGACGTGCACGCCAAGGTGAACCTGATCGAGTACAACCCGATCGACGGCGGTGAGTTCGGAAGGACCGAGAGCAAGGATGCCGAGGCCTTCCAGCAATACCTCGGCAAGAAGGGGATCGTGGCGCGCATCCGCCGCAGCCGCGGGCGCGACATCGATGCGGCCTGCGGGCAATTGGCCAATAAGAATGCAGCTGTGAAGGTTGTTCCTTCGCTCCGCTCGGAATGA
- a CDS encoding 2-C-methyl-D-erythritol 4-phosphate cytidylyltransferase — MHRSTIIVAGGSGKRLGGPVPKQFQTVKGRPLLMWTIEAFHRFDPGMALIVVLPPEHFDIWKALCMGHRFFIEHEVVAGGEQRWHSVKAGLEKVEGDGLVAVHDGVRPLVSTELIARCFDAADKHAAAIPVVPVVPSIRETTAEGSRALDRSKLLAVQTPQCFHTDLLRKAFEQPYDPAFTDEATLVERLGVRVALVEGEENNIKVTGRIDLEMAGLLLA; from the coding sequence ATGCACCGCTCCACCATCATCGTCGCTGGCGGCTCCGGCAAACGCCTGGGAGGCCCCGTTCCCAAGCAGTTCCAAACGGTGAAGGGCCGTCCCCTGCTGATGTGGACCATCGAGGCCTTCCATCGCTTCGATCCGGGAATGGCGCTGATCGTGGTGCTGCCGCCGGAGCACTTCGACATCTGGAAAGCGCTGTGCATGGGCCATCGCTTCTTCATCGAGCACGAGGTGGTGGCCGGTGGCGAGCAGCGCTGGCACAGCGTGAAGGCCGGCCTCGAGAAGGTGGAAGGCGACGGGCTCGTCGCCGTGCATGATGGCGTACGGCCGCTGGTGAGCACTGAGCTGATCGCGCGCTGCTTCGATGCTGCGGACAAGCACGCCGCGGCGATCCCTGTAGTACCCGTGGTGCCGAGCATCCGCGAGACCACCGCCGAGGGATCACGTGCGCTCGACCGCTCGAAACTGCTGGCCGTGCAAACGCCGCAATGCTTCCACACCGATCTCTTGCGCAAGGCATTCGAGCAGCCGTACGACCCCGCCTTCACCGATGAAGCCACGCTCGTGGAGCGGCTTGGAGTGAGGGTGGCGCTGGTGGAGGGCGAAGAGAACAATATCAAGGTGACCGGCCGGATTGACTTGGAGATGGCCGGCTTGCTGCTGGCCTGA
- the queA gene encoding tRNA preQ1(34) S-adenosylmethionine ribosyltransferase-isomerase QueA produces the protein MKLNAFKFNLPKEQIALYPTKDRDGSKLMVVHRKDGKIEHKKFKNLLDYFDEGDTFILNNTKVFPARMWGNKEKTGAKIEVFMLRELNRESLLWDVVVDPARKIRIGNKLYFGKDDELVAEVIDNTTSRGRTLRFLFDGPYEEFKRTITEMGETPLPRYIKRETEASDAERYQTIYAKHEGAVAAPTAGLHFSRELMKRMELKGMNFAEVTLHVGLGSFRPVEVEDLTKHKMDSEQVIITREACDIINKAKDAKKRVCCVGTTTMRGIESSVSTNNHLKPMNGWTNKFIYPPYDFSIADSMVTNFHMPESTLLMQVCAFGGYDHVWNAYKVAIKDKYRFFSYGDAMLII, from the coding sequence ATGAAACTCAACGCATTCAAGTTCAACCTCCCGAAGGAGCAGATCGCCCTCTATCCCACCAAGGACCGCGACGGGAGCAAGCTGATGGTCGTGCACCGCAAGGATGGCAAGATCGAGCACAAGAAGTTCAAGAACCTCCTCGACTACTTCGACGAAGGCGACACCTTCATCCTGAACAATACCAAGGTGTTCCCGGCCCGCATGTGGGGCAACAAGGAGAAGACCGGCGCCAAGATCGAGGTGTTCATGCTGCGCGAGCTCAATCGCGAGAGCCTGCTCTGGGATGTGGTGGTGGACCCTGCGCGGAAGATCCGCATCGGCAACAAGCTCTATTTCGGCAAGGACGATGAGCTCGTAGCCGAGGTGATCGACAACACCACCAGCCGCGGCCGCACCTTGCGCTTCCTCTTCGATGGCCCGTACGAGGAGTTCAAGCGCACCATCACTGAGATGGGCGAGACCCCGCTGCCGCGCTACATCAAGCGCGAGACCGAGGCCAGCGACGCCGAGCGCTACCAGACCATCTATGCCAAGCACGAAGGGGCGGTGGCCGCTCCCACCGCGGGCCTGCACTTCAGCCGCGAGCTGATGAAGCGCATGGAGCTCAAGGGCATGAACTTCGCCGAGGTCACCCTGCACGTGGGCCTGGGCAGCTTCCGTCCGGTGGAGGTGGAGGACCTCACCAAGCATAAGATGGACAGCGAGCAGGTGATCATCACCCGCGAGGCCTGCGACATCATCAACAAGGCCAAGGATGCGAAGAAGCGCGTGTGCTGCGTGGGCACCACCACCATGCGCGGCATCGAGAGCAGCGTGAGCACCAACAACCACCTGAAGCCGATGAACGGATGGACGAACAAGTTCATCTATCCGCCCTACGACTTCAGCATCGCCGACAGCATGGTCACCAACTTCCACATGCCCGAGAGCACCTTGCTCATGCAGGTGTGCGCCTTCGGCGGATACGATCACGTGTGGAATGCCTACAAGGTGGCCATCAAGGACAAGTACCGCTTCTTCAGCTACGGGGACGCGATGCTCATCATCTGA
- the truB gene encoding tRNA pseudouridine(55) synthase TruB, with amino-acid sequence MIHDHVFDPIAGGLILVDKPLGWTSFDAVKKIRGAMRSVVQRRNFKVGHAGTLDPLASGLLIMAYGPLTKQLPALTGLEKTYAGTITLGSTTPSYDLETATVPSGPWEHFSDVEIRAVFARFIGEVDQRPPNYSAKRFEGERAYFLARDPERAHEVVMPVMKVIISQLEVTAVRGAQVDFEVHVSKGTYIRSLAHDIGQALGCGAHLSALRRTAIGAYSVKDAHEPEAWAQHIAPLPDRGAQ; translated from the coding sequence ATGATCCATGATCATGTCTTCGACCCGATCGCCGGTGGCCTCATCCTGGTGGACAAGCCCCTCGGCTGGACCAGCTTCGATGCGGTGAAGAAGATCCGCGGTGCCATGCGCAGCGTGGTGCAGCGCCGCAATTTCAAGGTGGGGCATGCCGGCACCTTGGATCCGCTGGCGAGCGGACTGCTGATCATGGCCTATGGCCCGCTCACCAAGCAGCTGCCCGCGCTCACGGGATTGGAGAAGACCTACGCGGGCACCATCACCCTTGGCAGCACCACGCCCAGCTACGATCTGGAGACGGCCACCGTGCCCAGCGGGCCGTGGGAGCACTTCAGCGACGTGGAGATACGCGCCGTATTCGCCCGCTTCATCGGCGAAGTGGATCAGCGCCCTCCGAATTATTCCGCGAAGCGCTTCGAGGGCGAGCGCGCCTACTTCCTGGCCCGCGATCCCGAGCGCGCCCACGAGGTGGTGATGCCCGTGATGAAAGTGATCATCAGTCAATTGGAAGTCACAGCCGTCCGGGGCGCTCAAGTCGATTTCGAAGTGCATGTAAGCAAGGGCACCTACATCCGCTCGCTCGCGCACGACATCGGCCAAGCGCTGGGCTGCGGCGCGCATTTGAGCGCTTTGCGGCGCACGGCCATCGGAGCTTACTCGGTGAAAGATGCGCACGAGCCCGAGGCATGGGCGCAGCACATTGCCCCTTTGCCCGACCGAGGAGCCCAATAG
- a CDS encoding undecaprenyl-diphosphate phosphatase, which yields MTLLQAIILAIIEGLTEFLPVSSTGHMIIGSALMGIEKDEFVKLFTVAIQFGTILSVVVLYWKRFFQSIDFYIKLLAGFIPAVIAGLLFKEHIDALLENVFVVGLALFLGGIVFLFIDRWMPGGTDTGPQPITWRKAFTIGAWQCLAMVPGVSRSAATIIGGLSQGLTRKHAAEFSFFLAVPTMFAATVKSTFDYLKDHGAFVEHHNAFLMSWDLGGFIEYFFLNNIITTEQIKLFYIGNVVAFIVAIVAIRGFIGFLTKHGFKAFGWYRIAVGGVIIALHFLGIQMQMF from the coding sequence ATGACGCTGCTGCAGGCCATCATCCTGGCCATCATCGAGGGGCTCACCGAATTCCTGCCCGTCTCTAGCACGGGCCACATGATCATCGGCTCGGCGCTCATGGGCATCGAGAAGGATGAGTTCGTGAAGCTCTTCACCGTTGCCATCCAGTTCGGCACCATCCTCAGCGTGGTGGTGCTGTACTGGAAGCGCTTCTTCCAGAGCATCGATTTCTACATCAAGCTCCTCGCGGGCTTCATCCCGGCGGTGATCGCCGGCTTGCTCTTCAAAGAGCACATCGATGCGCTGCTGGAGAATGTCTTCGTGGTGGGCCTCGCGCTCTTCCTCGGCGGCATCGTATTCCTCTTCATCGATCGCTGGATGCCGGGCGGAACGGATACCGGGCCGCAACCCATCACGTGGCGCAAGGCCTTCACCATCGGGGCGTGGCAATGCCTGGCCATGGTGCCAGGGGTGTCACGATCGGCCGCCACGATCATCGGTGGCCTGTCGCAAGGCCTCACGCGCAAGCATGCTGCCGAGTTCAGCTTCTTCCTCGCCGTGCCCACCATGTTCGCGGCAACGGTGAAGTCGACATTTGATTACCTGAAAGATCATGGGGCGTTCGTCGAGCATCACAACGCCTTCCTTATGAGCTGGGATTTAGGCGGATTCATCGAGTACTTCTTCCTTAATAACATCATCACGACGGAACAGATCAAGCTCTTCTATATCGGGAATGTGGTGGCCTTCATCGTGGCCATCGTCGCCATCCGCGGCTTCATCGGCTTCCTCACCAAGCATGGCTTCAAGGCCTTCGGCTGGTACCGCATCGCAGTGGGCGGCGTCATCATCGCGCTGCACTTCCTGGGCATTCAGATGCAGATGTTCTGA
- a CDS encoding DUF3098 domain-containing protein — MAKQNHFNDLAFTATNYRLFLIGLGIVVVGYLLMSGGGNGDPNAFDASEIFSERRITVAPIVVLVGYLFVVYAILKRDRSGEAQ; from the coding sequence ATGGCCAAGCAGAACCACTTCAACGACCTGGCATTCACCGCCACCAATTACAGGCTCTTCCTGATCGGACTGGGCATCGTGGTGGTGGGCTACCTGCTCATGAGCGGCGGCGGCAACGGCGACCCGAACGCCTTCGACGCCTCGGAGATCTTCAGCGAGCGGCGCATCACCGTGGCGCCCATCGTGGTGCTGGTGGGCTACCTCTTCGTGGTGTACGCCATCCTCAAGCGCGACCGTAGCGGCGAGGCGCAATGA
- a CDS encoding cell division protein FtsX, with the protein MSARRSKIRTRTTSVGTVIGITLVLCMLGVQGFILLNARAIERYFKEQVRVELFLKRELKEADVLRFRKELDLQPYSAGTLLVTPEEAAAQMKEELGEDFLELLGGVSPIDPSIQLSVQPAYAHPDSMKWIVAGLQTDARLHDVAYNAAVIENMDRNFVTLNIGGLIFLALLLVVAVALINNTIRLAIHSQRFLIRTMHLVGATRWFIKRPFLLGGLWQGLISAVLAVGALAGLFWLGKRYVPDLLAFTNALSLGLLFAAVVAVGLLIALMATWVAVGRYLRMDHEALHWS; encoded by the coding sequence ATGAGCGCCCGCCGCAGCAAGATCCGAACCCGCACCACCAGCGTGGGCACGGTCATCGGCATCACCTTGGTGCTGTGCATGCTGGGCGTGCAGGGCTTCATCCTGCTGAATGCCCGCGCGATCGAGCGCTATTTCAAGGAGCAGGTGCGGGTGGAGCTATTCCTGAAGCGCGAGTTGAAGGAGGCCGACGTGCTGCGCTTCCGCAAGGAGCTGGACCTTCAGCCATACAGCGCCGGCACCCTGCTGGTGACCCCGGAGGAAGCCGCTGCGCAAATGAAGGAGGAGCTGGGCGAGGATTTCCTGGAACTGCTCGGCGGGGTAAGCCCCATCGATCCGAGCATCCAGCTGAGCGTGCAACCAGCATATGCGCACCCCGACAGCATGAAGTGGATCGTGGCGGGCCTGCAGACGGATGCCCGCCTGCACGATGTGGCCTACAACGCCGCCGTGATCGAGAACATGGACCGCAATTTCGTCACCCTCAACATCGGGGGGCTCATCTTCCTGGCGCTGCTGCTGGTGGTGGCCGTGGCGCTCATCAACAACACCATCCGGCTGGCCATCCACAGCCAGCGCTTCCTGATCCGCACCATGCACCTGGTGGGCGCCACCCGCTGGTTCATCAAGCGGCCCTTCCTCTTGGGCGGGCTCTGGCAGGGGCTGATCTCGGCCGTGCTCGCCGTGGGCGCGCTCGCCGGCCTCTTCTGGCTGGGCAAGCGCTACGTGCCCGACCTGCTGGCCTTCACCAACGCGCTCTCCCTGGGCCTGCTCTTCGCGGCCGTGGTGGCCGTGGGGTTGCTGATCGCGCTGATGGCCACTTGGGTAGCGGTGGGCCGCTACCTTCGCATGGATCACGAAGCATTGCACTGGAGCTGA
- a CDS encoding leucine--tRNA ligase, giving the protein MAYEHNEIEKKWRAEWAKRGTYRVENDASRPKYYVLDMFPYPSGAGLHVGHPLGYIASDIVARYKRHCGFNVLHPMGYDSFGLPAEQYAIQTGQHPAKTTEVNIDGCLDDEGNILPKYLNSDGSIKKEALNSSGEVIRGYKRQLDAIGFSFDWSREVRTSDPGFYKWTQWIFLQLFDSWYDHEAQKAKPIHTLVVRFEHQGWHHADACALTGDVEEELGPFTAAEWKAYDERTKQRILQHFRLAYLSEAWVNWCPALGTVLANDEVKDGVSERGGHPVERKRMPQWSMRITAYAQRLLDGLDGLDWSESIKEAQRNWIGRSEGALVRFKLKDAAGDIEVFTTRPDTLFGVTFVTLAPEHELVEVITPADRREEVMAYVTLAKNRSERERMTEVKRVSGVFTGATCIHPFTSQEVPVWVGDYVLGGYGTGAVMAVPGGDQRDWNFATHFNLPIIAVTEGADISKEADERKDATISSEGFLKGLKVPDAIKRAIDELEKLGAGERRINFRLRDAAFGRQRYWGEPIPIYYKDDVPYALPESELPLKLPEVDKFLPTEDGEPPLARAANWNYQGHPLETTTMPGWAGSSWYFLRYMDPKNEGRFASPEAINYWQQVDLYVGGSEHATGHLLYFRFWTKFLHDRGWINFDEPAKKLVNQGMIQGVSAYIIPLGKAVWDLGAIGYFEKEAPLVFVSTDLLDEGIIERWCCDNLLSSDERLRVKDYTSFHIDHTGYSGQLVPIDILEDEAHVTAGAFMNWKGEESSVNYRFAVSSEGVLEVHRQVEKMSKSKFNVVNPDDIIAKYGADTLRLYEMFLGPLEQSKPWDTNGIEGTFRFLRKFWNLFHGHGDAFGVTDDAPTKPELKVLHATLKKITEDIEKMSFNTSVAQFMIAANELGALKCNKCAVLEPLVIALAPFAPHIAEELWEKLGHTDSVTGAKWPQWDAQHLVEDSFSYPISFNGKTRLQLEFPIGLSKEEVEAQVLANPEVQAKLGGQPPKKVIVVPKRIVNIVV; this is encoded by the coding sequence ATGGCCTACGAGCACAACGAGATCGAGAAGAAGTGGCGCGCCGAATGGGCGAAGCGCGGAACCTACCGTGTGGAGAACGACGCTTCACGTCCCAAGTACTACGTGCTCGACATGTTCCCTTACCCCAGCGGCGCCGGCCTGCACGTGGGGCATCCGCTCGGCTACATCGCCAGCGACATCGTGGCGCGCTACAAGCGGCACTGCGGCTTCAACGTGCTGCACCCCATGGGCTACGACAGCTTCGGGCTTCCTGCCGAGCAGTACGCCATACAGACCGGCCAGCACCCCGCGAAGACCACCGAGGTGAACATTGATGGGTGCCTTGATGATGAAGGCAACATATTGCCGAAGTATCTGAACTCTGATGGCAGCATCAAGAAGGAGGCCCTAAACAGCAGCGGCGAGGTCATTAGGGGATACAAAAGACAGCTTGATGCCATCGGCTTCAGCTTCGATTGGAGCCGCGAGGTGCGCACCAGCGATCCGGGTTTCTACAAGTGGACGCAGTGGATCTTCCTGCAGCTATTCGACAGCTGGTACGACCACGAAGCGCAGAAGGCCAAGCCGATCCACACCTTGGTCGTGCGCTTCGAGCACCAAGGCTGGCATCACGCTGATGCTTGCGCCCTCACCGGCGATGTGGAAGAGGAACTCGGCCCATTCACCGCAGCGGAATGGAAGGCATACGATGAGCGCACGAAGCAGCGCATCCTTCAGCACTTCCGACTGGCCTACCTCAGCGAGGCATGGGTGAACTGGTGCCCCGCATTGGGCACCGTGCTCGCCAACGACGAAGTGAAGGACGGCGTGAGCGAACGCGGCGGCCATCCCGTGGAGCGCAAGCGGATGCCGCAGTGGAGCATGCGCATCACGGCCTACGCGCAGCGGCTGCTCGACGGGCTCGACGGGCTCGATTGGAGCGAGAGCATCAAGGAGGCGCAGCGTAATTGGATCGGACGGAGTGAAGGTGCGCTCGTGCGTTTCAAACTGAAGGATGCGGCTGGCGACATCGAGGTGTTCACGACACGGCCCGACACACTCTTCGGCGTGACCTTCGTGACGCTGGCCCCCGAGCACGAATTGGTGGAGGTGATCACGCCCGCCGACCGCCGTGAGGAAGTGATGGCCTACGTCACCTTGGCGAAGAACCGCAGCGAGCGCGAGCGCATGACGGAGGTGAAGCGCGTGAGCGGGGTTTTCACCGGCGCAACCTGCATCCATCCCTTCACCAGCCAGGAAGTGCCCGTGTGGGTGGGCGATTACGTGCTCGGCGGCTACGGCACCGGCGCCGTGATGGCCGTGCCCGGCGGCGATCAGCGCGACTGGAACTTCGCCACGCACTTCAATCTGCCCATCATCGCCGTGACCGAGGGCGCCGACATCAGCAAGGAGGCCGACGAGCGCAAAGACGCGACGATCAGCAGCGAAGGTTTTCTCAAGGGCCTGAAGGTGCCCGATGCGATCAAACGCGCCATTGATGAATTGGAGAAGCTCGGTGCCGGCGAACGCCGCATCAACTTCCGCTTGCGCGATGCCGCTTTCGGTCGCCAGCGGTACTGGGGCGAGCCGATCCCGATCTACTACAAGGACGATGTGCCTTACGCGCTGCCCGAGAGCGAGCTGCCCCTGAAACTGCCCGAGGTGGACAAGTTCCTGCCGACGGAGGACGGCGAACCACCGCTCGCTCGCGCTGCGAATTGGAACTACCAAGGCCATCCGTTGGAAACGACGACGATGCCCGGTTGGGCTGGTAGCAGCTGGTACTTCCTGCGCTACATGGACCCGAAGAACGAAGGCCGCTTCGCGTCACCGGAAGCGATCAACTACTGGCAGCAGGTCGATCTCTACGTGGGCGGCAGCGAGCACGCCACCGGCCACCTGCTCTACTTCCGCTTCTGGACCAAGTTCTTGCACGACCGCGGATGGATCAACTTCGATGAGCCCGCGAAGAAGCTGGTGAATCAGGGGATGATACAGGGGGTGTCGGCATATATAATTCCTCTCGGAAAGGCAGTCTGGGATCTTGGTGCAATCGGGTACTTCGAGAAAGAAGCTCCTCTTGTTTTCGTTTCAACGGACTTATTGGATGAAGGAATTATCGAGAGATGGTGTTGTGACAATTTACTTTCTAGCGACGAGAGATTGAGAGTCAAGGATTACACCTCCTTCCACATCGACCATACCGGATATTCCGGCCAGCTTGTTCCAATTGACATACTCGAAGATGAGGCACACGTGACGGCCGGTGCATTCATGAATTGGAAGGGTGAGGAATCTTCTGTGAATTACAGGTTCGCCGTTTCGAGCGAAGGCGTACTTGAGGTGCATCGCCAAGTCGAGAAGATGTCCAAATCGAAGTTCAATGTGGTGAACCCCGACGACATCATCGCCAAGTACGGCGCCGACACGCTTCGCCTGTACGAGATGTTCCTAGGCCCCTTGGAGCAGAGCAAGCCGTGGGACACGAACGGCATCGAAGGCACCTTCCGCTTCCTGCGCAAGTTCTGGAACCTGTTCCATGGCCATGGGGATGCATTCGGCGTTACCGACGATGCTCCCACTAAACCGGAACTGAAGGTCCTGCATGCCACGCTGAAGAAGATCACCGAGGACATCGAGAAGATGAGCTTCAACACCAGCGTGGCGCAATTCATGATCGCGGCTAACGAGCTGGGCGCGCTCAAATGCAACAAGTGCGCGGTGCTGGAGCCGTTGGTGATTGCCTTGGCGCCCTTCGCGCCGCACATCGCCGAGGAATTGTGGGAGAAACTCGGGCACACGGACAGCGTTACCGGAGCGAAATGGCCCCAATGGGATGCCCAGCACTTGGTGGAGGACAGCTTCAGCTACCCCATCAGCTTCAATGGGAAAACGAGGCTGCAGCTAGAGTTCCCCATCGGGCTGAGCAAGGAAGAGGTGGAGGCCCAAGTACTTGCGAATCCGGAGGTGCAGGCCAAGCTGGGTGGTCAGCCGCCGAAGAAGGTGATCGTGGTGCCCAAGCGGATCGTGAACATCGTGGTGTAG
- a CDS encoding DUF3108 domain-containing protein, translating into MARTSTFLLAGIGLFTMAFAQSDRPAEPNSTPAPATSTTYRTINHNAFKPGEKLTYIVHYGWMNAGEAVVELRESEQPIMGRKVLRAVGRGRSLGAFNAFYKVDDYYESQFDAEGVFPWIFQRRVSEGGYEFSQDYFYRQHRNEVTTQKQQTHAVPASVQDMLSAFYYARTIDFSNAEPGDVYTIQTFLDDELWPLQMKYIGRETIKLRNGKYRCMKFQPVVQEGRVFKTNDDLNVWITDDGNKIPVLAQAKVLVGSIKMELSQYEGLSHPIAKH; encoded by the coding sequence ATGGCACGCACTTCCACCTTCCTGCTCGCGGGCATCGGCCTCTTCACCATGGCCTTCGCCCAGAGTGATCGCCCGGCGGAGCCGAACAGCACTCCCGCCCCTGCGACCTCCACGACTTACCGCACGATCAACCACAATGCCTTCAAGCCCGGCGAGAAGCTCACCTACATCGTCCACTACGGCTGGATGAACGCTGGGGAGGCGGTTGTGGAGCTCCGTGAGTCGGAGCAGCCCATCATGGGCCGTAAGGTGCTTCGCGCGGTGGGTCGTGGCCGGAGCCTAGGCGCCTTCAACGCCTTCTACAAGGTGGATGACTACTACGAGAGCCAGTTCGATGCGGAGGGCGTGTTCCCGTGGATCTTCCAGCGGCGCGTGAGCGAGGGCGGCTACGAGTTCTCGCAGGACTATTTCTACCGTCAGCACAGGAACGAGGTGACCACGCAGAAGCAGCAGACGCATGCCGTGCCGGCCAGCGTCCAGGACATGCTCAGCGCCTTCTACTACGCGCGCACCATCGACTTCAGCAACGCCGAGCCCGGCGATGTGTACACCATCCAGACCTTTCTCGACGATGAGCTCTGGCCCTTGCAGATGAAGTACATCGGCAGGGAGACGATCAAGTTGCGGAACGGGAAGTACCGCTGCATGAAGTTCCAGCCCGTGGTGCAGGAGGGCCGCGTGTTCAAGACCAACGACGACCTGAACGTGTGGATCACCGACGACGGCAACAAGATCCCCGTGCTGGCCCAGGCCAAGGTGCTCGTGGGCTCGATCAAGATGGAGCTGAGCCAGTACGAAGGGCTGAGCCATCCGATCGCGAAGCACTAA